One region of Deltaproteobacteria bacterium genomic DNA includes:
- the cls gene encoding cardiolipin synthase, which produces MQNLTLTTSLISVVHWVIVIALSIRVIMRRLPVGVSLAWLAVIFSIPFVGAVTYLLIGENRLGRKYAKRATAIHGVYSKWQEDLRARISHLPWPEDSTAASLQYHAKTLVGFPPMQGNRLRLMDDFKTVFASIIADLDQAGRTCHLEFYIWHMGGMADEVGEALIRAAARGVVCRVLVDAVGSKGFLKSGLSRQLRDAGVHVAASLPVGPLQLLTTRADLRNHRKIIVIDGEIAYTGSQNLVDPRFFKQDEGVGQWIDAMVRMEGPGVEALAGIFIEGWELDTGEGLEDLETTSDVGPVSSRGPSTVQVVPSGPGFKPDAIRQLLLSAIYSARRELVITTPYFVPDDTVHTALISAAHRGVEVTIVVPSRLDSRLAYYAGRSLYDDLLSAGVRMIGFKGGLLHTKSITVDREFSVFGSVNLDMRSLWLDFEISLFVYDAEFTERVHAMQAGYMADGEVVDLAEWRKRPAIQRFVENASHLVGPLL; this is translated from the coding sequence ATCCAGAATCTCACATTGACGACCTCTTTGATCTCTGTTGTCCACTGGGTGATTGTTATCGCCCTTTCCATTCGCGTGATCATGAGACGTCTTCCGGTCGGCGTCTCCCTGGCATGGCTTGCGGTGATCTTCAGCATCCCCTTTGTGGGGGCTGTGACGTACCTGCTCATCGGGGAGAACCGATTGGGCCGCAAGTATGCGAAGCGCGCCACCGCCATCCACGGGGTCTACAGCAAGTGGCAGGAGGACCTCCGGGCGAGGATCTCGCATCTCCCGTGGCCTGAGGATTCAACGGCGGCCTCCCTCCAGTACCATGCGAAAACACTGGTGGGATTTCCTCCCATGCAGGGGAACCGGCTCAGACTGATGGATGACTTCAAGACGGTCTTCGCGTCCATTATTGCTGACCTGGATCAGGCCGGGCGGACATGCCATCTTGAATTCTATATCTGGCACATGGGCGGAATGGCGGATGAGGTGGGAGAGGCACTGATCCGGGCCGCAGCGCGCGGAGTGGTTTGTCGTGTTCTAGTGGACGCCGTCGGAAGCAAAGGATTCCTCAAAAGCGGGCTCTCCCGACAGCTTCGGGATGCCGGCGTCCACGTGGCCGCCTCTCTCCCGGTAGGCCCTTTACAACTCCTGACGACCCGGGCCGATCTTAGAAATCACCGGAAAATCATTGTTATCGACGGAGAAATCGCCTATACCGGCAGCCAGAATCTGGTGGACCCTCGTTTCTTCAAGCAGGACGAGGGGGTGGGACAGTGGATCGACGCCATGGTGCGGATGGAGGGCCCCGGGGTCGAGGCCCTGGCAGGGATATTCATTGAGGGCTGGGAGCTGGATACCGGCGAGGGCCTTGAAGACCTTGAGACCACCAGCGATGTGGGCCCGGTATCGTCGAGGGGACCGTCCACGGTGCAGGTGGTCCCTTCGGGCCCCGGATTCAAGCCCGATGCCATCCGCCAGTTGCTGCTTAGCGCCATCTACTCGGCCCGCAGGGAACTGGTGATCACCACCCCTTATTTTGTGCCGGACGACACGGTCCATACGGCCCTGATCTCTGCGGCCCACCGGGGCGTCGAGGTCACAATTGTGGTCCCCTCAAGATTGGATTCACGGCTTGCGTATTATGCCGGCCGGTCGCTTTACGATGATCTCCTCTCGGCAGGCGTCCGGATGATAGGGTTCAAAGGAGGGTTGTTGCATACCAAATCGATTACCGTGGACCGGGAGTTCTCCGTATTCGGCTCGGTCAATCTGGACATGCGCAGTCTGTGGCTCGATTTCGAAATCTCACTGTTCGTCTACGACGCTGAGTTTACAGAGAGGGTGCATGCCATGCAGGCCGGATATATGGCGGATGGGGAGGTCGTGGATTTGGCTGAGTGGCGAAAACGGCCGGCAATTCAACGATTTGTCGAGAATGCGTCCCATCTTGTGGGACCGCTTCTCTGA
- a CDS encoding AsmA family protein has translation MLRRIVKWLLWGLAVLIFILTIGVAALWMMPRAVSTDWAKKQIEIRASRALHAPVTMDGLQWTWKEGIRIEGLRVADDQAFSADPILSLDRLTLHIDPVRLMDRLLYLDLQMEGLKARVIRGQDGRTNLEAWLARIRSTATPPPETRPAEPGDWRNMALALPGDLNARIRLERSAILVEDRQAKRSLTIRDIALLLSVPSLVHKPITMTLSSTQEMDGTPLPPVELSLSVEHMVDSKPAVRLNTASIQARCRLPGLDLAVSGGLSDMGIEGKLDLDLAALMEAAGPLAPSTLPAVSGEVAFTAKAHLGSGDEIAYDMTLSGSRLAIAGGPLKERRVGPVALRFSQKGTVTPEKKELTIAQGKLRIQEKTRLQWEGRVRRADTSGIDADLAIAAIAIDLKEIAGLAGPFLPMDVTSGWSPKEPQGVFVEQVHLNGILPAGAVHVAVKGLRVDLPGLRLAHAENGLSAKGMGLRMSGADVRLQDQFPLSIDMRADLEIQDLSLTGPQPVHVHGLKATDVHVTMQDLVRSSKALLGVSGTVHLTESVTIARMDAPGLASIPDMHHDLKASILMQDRPPLMKLSAQTAVESPSPRIDPISKQPIQGGMHLEAQIEDLDIASLTPLMADVGGMEAAIRLGQLLDMQIKGEAAALGAKAFRANGRARLDLNAAGALIPASVRPKGSFAGALDVDWRLEGRRPTPGELKTFSDRGLSLARRLEALGFINRVELKAGLKNVGLDLHMKGGASLSARGIRSVSPLTVIASSGLQSLLLEGNLAVDAISQIPGSRAFEPPLSATLSFRADSRDLSSLQIREALHIDPLSIDQDLHISLNRLGRLLNLEDPPTLSTLLRHLDGTLTAGLRTTLGPSLAPFTPGLALTGPLNAGLGVELNGGKRISARVSLESAGLDVTAQQAHIQGLTSHIHLTKTYGLQFEGEEKDSPGSGSALLSRKVLRPARAPALPSGPGNALVRRLVEDLGGSMSGPPALSFESATLKGGPFPLELRHGQMQFRLAGSLPALDRFQLDAMGGSILGDLRITRQDDLSRLEMNGAFSGLDARTLLPEPAPGERTSPHTDPDTQVSGQVSLRMPVSHDSVQVMNNLSAGIRLTHIGSRTLERLLYAMDPYEANEGIVRQRALLRKGTPEWVDVQIRHGNLSLAGSVAAMGTSIPLPAVERLNLTNLPIHARLQKILGRLGPVEKGLKTLSADSILIGKDSDIRFVGNGR, from the coding sequence ATGCTGCGCCGGATTGTCAAATGGCTGCTGTGGGGTCTGGCGGTCCTCATCTTCATCCTGACCATAGGGGTTGCGGCCCTCTGGATGATGCCCAGGGCCGTTTCCACCGACTGGGCCAAAAAACAGATCGAAATCCGGGCCTCCCGGGCCCTGCATGCCCCGGTGACCATGGACGGCCTTCAATGGACCTGGAAGGAGGGCATTCGAATAGAGGGTCTCCGGGTAGCTGACGATCAGGCCTTCAGCGCTGACCCGATCCTCTCGCTTGACCGGCTCACCCTGCATATCGATCCCGTCCGATTGATGGACAGACTTCTCTATCTGGATCTTCAGATGGAGGGACTCAAGGCCCGCGTGATCCGGGGGCAGGACGGCCGCACCAATCTGGAGGCCTGGCTGGCCCGGATCAGGTCAACCGCGACGCCCCCCCCGGAGACCCGGCCGGCCGAACCCGGGGACTGGCGAAACATGGCCTTGGCCCTCCCCGGAGACCTCAACGCACGGATCCGGCTAGAGCGGAGCGCTATCCTCGTGGAGGACCGGCAGGCAAAGCGTTCCCTCACGATTCGCGACATCGCCCTTCTTCTCAGTGTCCCCTCCCTGGTGCACAAGCCGATCACCATGACCCTCTCTTCAACCCAGGAGATGGATGGAACCCCTCTGCCGCCGGTGGAGCTGTCCCTCTCTGTCGAACACATGGTGGATTCCAAGCCTGCGGTCCGGCTCAACACGGCATCGATCCAGGCCCGATGCAGGCTCCCCGGCCTTGACCTGGCCGTGTCAGGGGGGCTCTCGGACATGGGGATCGAAGGAAAGCTGGATCTGGATCTCGCGGCCCTTATGGAAGCGGCGGGTCCCCTGGCCCCCTCCACTCTCCCTGCCGTGTCCGGAGAGGTGGCTTTTACCGCAAAGGCGCACCTCGGTTCCGGGGACGAAATCGCCTATGATATGACGCTTTCGGGCAGTCGGCTGGCAATTGCGGGAGGCCCCCTCAAGGAACGCCGCGTCGGGCCTGTGGCCCTCCGGTTTTCACAAAAAGGGACCGTGACACCGGAAAAGAAGGAATTGACGATCGCTCAAGGGAAACTCCGGATTCAGGAGAAGACCCGCCTCCAATGGGAGGGCCGGGTGCGCCGGGCGGATACCTCCGGGATTGACGCCGATCTCGCCATCGCCGCCATCGCCATAGACCTGAAAGAGATAGCAGGACTTGCAGGTCCGTTCCTCCCCATGGACGTCACGAGCGGGTGGTCCCCGAAGGAACCTCAGGGGGTCTTTGTCGAGCAGGTGCACCTGAACGGGATCCTCCCTGCCGGGGCGGTCCATGTTGCGGTGAAGGGCCTCAGGGTGGACCTTCCGGGTCTGAGACTGGCCCACGCCGAGAACGGCCTCTCCGCGAAGGGGATGGGCCTCCGCATGTCCGGGGCGGATGTCCGGCTTCAGGACCAATTTCCCCTATCCATCGATATGCGCGCAGATCTTGAGATCCAGGACCTCAGCCTGACAGGGCCCCAACCCGTCCATGTCCACGGATTGAAAGCCACGGACGTCCATGTGACAATGCAAGACCTGGTCCGGTCTTCCAAGGCCCTGCTGGGCGTGTCAGGGACCGTCCATCTCACCGAATCGGTTACCATTGCCCGGATGGACGCCCCGGGCCTTGCCTCCATCCCCGACATGCATCATGATCTGAAGGCCTCCATCCTCATGCAGGACCGCCCCCCATTGATGAAACTGTCTGCCCAAACGGCCGTTGAATCCCCCTCCCCTCGGATCGATCCCATTTCCAAACAACCGATCCAGGGCGGCATGCACCTGGAGGCACAGATCGAGGATCTGGATATTGCGAGCCTCACGCCCCTTATGGCCGACGTGGGAGGAATGGAGGCAGCCATCCGTCTCGGCCAGCTGCTCGATATGCAGATCAAGGGAGAGGCCGCTGCCCTCGGGGCAAAGGCCTTCCGGGCCAACGGACGCGCCAGACTCGATTTGAATGCGGCCGGCGCCCTGATCCCTGCCTCTGTGAGGCCCAAAGGGAGCTTTGCCGGGGCACTGGATGTGGACTGGCGACTTGAGGGCCGGCGGCCCACGCCGGGAGAGCTGAAGACCTTCTCCGACCGGGGGCTCTCTTTGGCCCGTCGCCTCGAGGCCCTGGGCTTCATAAACAGGGTCGAACTAAAGGCCGGCCTCAAGAATGTGGGCCTGGATCTCCACATGAAGGGGGGGGCGTCCCTGTCGGCCCGCGGCATCCGTTCCGTCTCTCCCCTGACCGTCATTGCTTCGTCCGGGCTCCAATCCCTTCTCCTGGAGGGCAACCTGGCCGTTGACGCCATCTCGCAGATCCCCGGTTCAAGGGCCTTCGAACCGCCCCTCTCGGCGACCCTTTCCTTCAGGGCCGATAGCCGGGACCTGTCGTCGCTTCAGATCAGAGAGGCCCTCCATATCGACCCCTTAAGCATCGATCAGGACCTCCATATTTCTCTCAACAGGCTGGGCCGTCTCCTGAATCTGGAGGATCCGCCGACCCTTTCCACCCTTCTGAGGCACCTGGACGGCACCCTCACCGCAGGTCTTCGGACCACCCTGGGTCCGTCTCTGGCCCCCTTCACGCCCGGCCTCGCCCTGACCGGACCCCTCAATGCCGGCCTCGGGGTCGAACTCAACGGGGGAAAGCGGATATCGGCCCGTGTGTCCCTGGAGAGCGCTGGCCTCGATGTGACTGCACAGCAGGCCCACATTCAAGGGCTGACCAGCCATATCCATCTGACCAAGACCTACGGCCTTCAATTTGAGGGGGAAGAGAAGGACAGTCCCGGATCAGGATCTGCGTTGCTCTCCCGGAAGGTCCTCCGTCCCGCAAGGGCTCCAGCGCTGCCATCCGGACCCGGCAATGCCCTGGTCCGCCGGCTGGTGGAAGACCTGGGCGGATCCATGTCCGGGCCCCCTGCCCTCTCGTTTGAATCGGCAACCTTAAAGGGAGGCCCGTTTCCCCTTGAATTGCGCCACGGCCAGATGCAGTTCCGATTGGCCGGGTCCCTCCCTGCCCTGGACCGCTTCCAGTTGGATGCCATGGGAGGGAGCATCCTGGGCGATCTGCGGATCACCCGGCAGGACGATCTATCCCGCCTTGAGATGAACGGGGCCTTTTCAGGCCTGGACGCCCGAACGCTCCTCCCTGAACCGGCCCCGGGGGAAAGGACATCTCCTCATACAGATCCGGACACCCAGGTCTCGGGACAGGTTTCCCTTCGAATGCCTGTTTCCCATGATTCGGTACAGGTCATGAACAACCTGAGCGCGGGCATCCGTCTGACCCACATCGGGTCCAGGACACTGGAGAGGCTTTTGTACGCCATGGATCCCTACGAGGCCAATGAGGGGATCGTCCGGCAGCGGGCCCTCCTCAGGAAGGGGACCCCCGAATGGGTGGACGTGCAGATACGCCATGGAAACCTCTCCCTCGCCGGATCCGTAGCCGCAATGGGGACCAGTATCCCCCTTCCTGCGGTGGAACGACTCAATCTGACCAACCTGCCGATCCACGCCAGACTCCAGAAAATCCTGGGCAGGCTGGGTCCGGTGGAGAAGGGGTTGAAGACCCTGTCTGCCGATAGTATACTGATTGGAAAGGATTCAGACATTCGGTTTGTGGGGAATGGGCGGTGA
- a CDS encoding DMT family transporter, translating into MNPISEREALDVKAVILLTLLCMAWGFNAVAMKVGNTGIAPIFCAGIRSVIAVMGLVVWMRIKRIPLFPGSLMDGLIVGILFGLEFAALFSSLLYTSVSSAWILLYSTPFFHAVGAHYFLAGDRITLQKTIGLTLAFFGIIILLSKHLGLPSLTGLAGDMLALAAAMLWAATTIWIKRRLVGRVSPHHTLFYQTLFSIPILFLLSALFRETPVHHLDALIISSVLFQGIVIAFISYLVWFSLVHDYPVSRLSSFTFLTPVFATLSGALFLQEPLTLRLTLSLVLVSIGIYVVNRK; encoded by the coding sequence ATGAACCCAATATCTGAGAGGGAGGCCCTCGACGTCAAGGCAGTAATCCTCCTGACCCTCCTCTGCATGGCATGGGGCTTCAATGCCGTGGCCATGAAGGTGGGCAATACGGGAATCGCCCCCATCTTCTGCGCCGGCATCCGGTCCGTCATCGCCGTCATGGGACTGGTGGTCTGGATGCGGATAAAACGGATCCCCCTGTTCCCGGGAAGCCTGATGGACGGGCTGATCGTGGGCATCCTCTTTGGTCTGGAGTTCGCCGCACTTTTCTCTTCCCTCCTCTATACATCGGTGTCTTCGGCATGGATTCTCCTTTATTCCACCCCCTTTTTTCATGCAGTGGGGGCCCACTATTTTCTGGCAGGGGATCGCATCACCCTGCAGAAGACCATCGGCCTGACCCTGGCATTCTTCGGAATTATAATCCTCTTGAGCAAACATCTGGGCCTTCCGTCCCTCACAGGACTGGCAGGCGATATGCTGGCCCTGGCTGCGGCCATGCTCTGGGCCGCCACCACCATCTGGATCAAGCGGCGGCTGGTGGGACGGGTATCACCGCATCATACCCTCTTTTACCAGACCCTCTTCTCCATCCCCATCCTCTTTCTCCTGAGCGCCCTGTTCAGGGAGACCCCGGTCCATCATCTCGACGCGCTCATTATCTCGTCCGTCCTCTTTCAGGGGATCGTCATCGCCTTTATCAGCTACCTGGTCTGGTTCTCCCTGGTCCATGACTACCCGGTCAGCAGGCTCTCGTCCTTCACCTTTCTGACGCCGGTGTTCGCCACCCTGTCGGGGGCCCTCTTTCTCCAGGAGCCCCTGACGCTGCGGCTGACCCTGTCGCTGGTACTGGTGAGCATCGGGATCTACGTGGTGAACCGGAAATGA
- a CDS encoding methyl-accepting chemotaxis protein, with the protein MRFTLRLKILLMVGIITLSSLLGYIVLTYNARVIGNRLQVETEDHIKAIVGKNAGEIESAMLLMERTADALATTGEAFYAIHKATAQDITEQIKGYLINTFKKVPKAIGGGLWYEPHALFEERERFGAYVYRENDQVFFTWDLNTEAYDYHRQAWYLLAIPEDWNRSQQRPSRIYWTDPYFDEAATKALMITVDALMHDLEGKVIGLSTVDFSLEGLKDMVARMTVTPNALPFAVDVSSGLLISFPSDPSKVLKNIADLGWGEKIEEIKNVRPGEVIATLATLQGKEFFLVYTVSSTGTALGILAPHDELYAHINELNRANMVTSLIIISIQVVLYLLIAFFMVRRICNPISRLTDVAQEIAAGNLAGASGSLAAIEAKNRSDKDETGQLLAAFQGMNRDLTALFGQVQRSGTQVSSSSAQIAASSKQMEATVSEQAAATHQVSVSSKQISATASTLANTVNEVTTSATETAGLAEAGQKGLEGMEQSMQGVLKGSESVSAKLEEIKENTLNISTIVSTMTRVADQTNLLSLNAAIEAEKAGEYGLGFSVVAREIRRLADQTSVAVLDIEDMVKRMEASVSDGAAEMETFSEDVRVAVSDINKIGRQLDGIMERVRSLPPRFESVNEGMETQSRSAGRISETMEQLNLTAQHTLKALREFNLSAEYLRDAAQILQDAVARFRVTE; encoded by the coding sequence ATGAGGTTTACGTTACGGCTGAAGATTCTTCTGATGGTTGGCATTATCACGCTCTCGTCCCTCCTGGGCTATATCGTGTTGACCTATAATGCCCGGGTGATCGGGAACAGACTTCAGGTTGAAACCGAAGACCATATCAAGGCGATTGTGGGGAAAAATGCCGGGGAGATCGAATCCGCCATGCTCCTTATGGAGAGAACCGCGGATGCCCTTGCCACTACAGGAGAGGCCTTTTATGCGATTCATAAGGCCACGGCACAGGATATCACGGAACAAATCAAGGGATACCTTATCAACACCTTCAAGAAGGTCCCGAAGGCGATCGGAGGCGGTCTCTGGTACGAACCCCATGCCCTGTTTGAAGAAAGAGAACGTTTCGGGGCCTATGTTTATCGGGAAAACGACCAGGTTTTCTTCACCTGGGATCTGAATACGGAGGCGTATGACTATCATCGACAGGCATGGTATCTCCTTGCCATCCCGGAGGACTGGAACCGGTCCCAGCAAAGACCTTCCAGGATTTACTGGACAGATCCCTATTTTGACGAGGCCGCAACCAAGGCCCTCATGATTACGGTGGATGCCCTGATGCATGACCTGGAGGGTAAAGTGATAGGGCTCTCTACGGTTGACTTCAGTCTGGAGGGATTGAAAGACATGGTGGCCAGGATGACCGTCACCCCCAATGCCTTGCCATTTGCCGTGGACGTGTCCAGCGGTCTCCTCATCTCTTTTCCTTCTGATCCCTCCAAGGTCTTGAAGAATATCGCCGATCTCGGCTGGGGAGAAAAGATCGAGGAGATCAAGAACGTCCGTCCGGGAGAGGTGATCGCCACCCTGGCCACACTCCAAGGGAAGGAGTTTTTCCTGGTGTATACGGTCTCTTCCACCGGGACCGCCCTCGGCATCCTGGCGCCCCATGACGAACTCTACGCCCATATCAACGAACTTAATCGGGCCAATATGGTCACGTCACTCATCATTATCTCGATCCAGGTGGTTCTTTATCTGCTCATTGCATTCTTCATGGTGAGACGTATCTGCAATCCCATCAGCAGATTGACCGATGTGGCCCAGGAGATTGCAGCAGGCAATCTCGCCGGTGCGTCGGGGTCTCTGGCCGCAATCGAGGCCAAAAACCGATCAGACAAGGATGAAACCGGACAGCTGTTGGCCGCGTTCCAGGGAATGAATAGAGACCTCACCGCCCTTTTCGGACAGGTCCAGCGATCCGGAACCCAGGTCAGTTCATCCTCGGCACAGATCGCCGCCTCCTCAAAGCAGATGGAGGCCACTGTCAGCGAGCAGGCCGCGGCCACGCATCAGGTCAGCGTTTCCTCCAAGCAGATTTCCGCCACCGCAAGCACGCTGGCGAACACCGTCAATGAGGTGACAACGTCTGCGACTGAGACGGCAGGTCTGGCCGAAGCGGGTCAGAAGGGCCTGGAAGGGATGGAACAATCGATGCAAGGCGTGCTCAAGGGATCTGAATCGGTTTCGGCAAAACTGGAGGAAATCAAAGAAAACACATTAAATATCAGTACGATTGTATCTACCATGACAAGGGTCGCGGATCAGACCAACCTTCTCTCACTCAATGCGGCGATCGAGGCTGAAAAGGCCGGGGAATACGGCCTTGGATTCTCTGTGGTGGCAAGGGAAATCCGCAGGTTGGCGGACCAGACCTCCGTAGCCGTGCTGGACATCGAGGATATGGTCAAGAGGATGGAGGCATCCGTATCGGACGGGGCCGCTGAAATGGAAACCTTTTCCGAAGACGTGCGTGTCGCGGTCAGCGACATCAACAAGATCGGAAGGCAATTGGATGGGATCATGGAAAGGGTCCGGTCTCTCCCCCCCCGTTTCGAATCGGTCAATGAAGGGATGGAAACCCAATCCCGGAGCGCAGGCCGAATCAGCGAGACCATGGAACAGTTGAACCTGACGGCCCAGCATACACTGAAGGCGCTGAGGGAATTCAATCTTTCGGCCGAGTACCTGAGGGACGCGGCCCAGATCCTCCAAGATGCGGTTGCCCGCTTCAGGGTAACCGAATGA
- a CDS encoding transporter substrate-binding domain-containing protein yields the protein MAVGLALPPYNIPETDSGIEMDIVREALKIKGYAVKPKYVPFARVRRELMNRDVDGALTINPDSGIEAFYSDGHLVCQNIVVTLKKNGFRVDEIADLKDKSVLAFQDATLYLGKEFAAMAEQNDQYKEIAKQEIQINLLYTNRVDAVVLDKNIFYHHRNHNTVVDTSQDIDIWYIFPPTTFSVAFIDETVRDDFNEGLKQLRATGRYDEIVKQYITP from the coding sequence ATGGCTGTCGGACTGGCCCTGCCCCCCTATAACATCCCGGAAACAGATTCGGGAATCGAGATGGATATCGTGCGCGAGGCGCTCAAGATCAAAGGCTATGCCGTGAAACCCAAATATGTGCCCTTTGCGCGAGTCAGAAGAGAGCTGATGAATCGCGACGTGGACGGCGCATTGACCATTAATCCGGATTCCGGCATCGAGGCCTTTTATTCGGATGGGCACCTGGTTTGTCAGAATATCGTTGTCACCCTGAAAAAAAACGGCTTCCGTGTGGATGAGATCGCCGACCTTAAGGACAAGAGCGTGCTTGCATTTCAAGACGCCACCCTCTATTTGGGGAAGGAATTCGCCGCCATGGCCGAGCAGAATGATCAATACAAGGAAATCGCCAAGCAGGAGATCCAGATCAATCTCCTGTACACCAATCGGGTGGACGCCGTTGTCCTCGACAAAAATATCTTTTATCACCATCGGAACCACAATACCGTGGTGGATACGTCCCAGGATATCGATATCTGGTATATTTTTCCACCCACCACCTTCAGCGTCGCCTTCATAGATGAAACGGTGAGGGACGATTTTAACGAGGGCCTGAAACAACTGCGGGCGACAGGCCGCTATGATGAGATCGTCAAGCAATATATAACCCCCTGA
- a CDS encoding methyl-accepting chemotaxis protein produces MRLMLRHKVIGLPVLAAILPVLAMFVLTFMEKSSVTHKIEGELDLLARDSMKGIAIAIRDTCQVTSHMIQKDVDRRLEDGDSFFSALGGLSLGFEEVSWTAVNQFTGEEKKVSLPKMLIDGVTWLGQNERLDESTPVIDDAKMKFGGDYAIFQRMNEKGDMIQVATTLPTQDGHRATGSYIPATTQGISVPVVSTVLQGKTYKGLAEINKRWYVSGFKPISDKTGKIIGMLFTGIPDKIPDSLRQVILNMKVGKTGYVYVLGGRFPHHRGHYIISKDGERDGENIWDSKDANGRYYIQDIINKATALKGNEVVFERYPWRNIGEDKDRWKVVAVTYFEPWDWVIGAGAYEEDYYDARQKVEASMSHMLWVMILSGLAVLIPIVGIALFFGNRITRRLIQITSISRKIAKGDLSAAAAAVRSLAAADDPDGRRRTDDETGHLLSSIKTMTENLNALVGQVQRSGIQVTSSSTQLAATAKEQETTMANQVASTNKVVRSIKEISEVAARLVETMEQVASKSQDTAGFATKGQTDLARMEAAMQHMETASRSISGRLETINEKAENITNVVTTITKVADQTNLLSLNAAIEAEKAGEYGRGFNVVAREIRRLADQTAVATLDIDKMVQEMQSAVSAGVMEMDKFIAEVNRSAEDVGRISVQLARIIEQVQALSPDFENVNVAMGRQSENAQKINSSITSLSEEIQMVTESLHESFSAIEQLNDAARGLQNQVSRFKVS; encoded by the coding sequence ATGAGATTAATGCTCAGGCACAAGGTCATCGGCCTCCCGGTCCTGGCGGCCATCCTGCCGGTCCTGGCCATGTTTGTTTTGACATTCATGGAAAAAAGCAGCGTCACACACAAAATCGAAGGGGAACTGGATCTTCTTGCACGTGACAGCATGAAAGGGATTGCGATAGCCATCAGGGATACCTGCCAGGTCACGAGCCATATGATACAGAAGGATGTGGACCGGCGCCTCGAGGATGGGGATTCCTTTTTTTCGGCCCTCGGAGGGCTCTCCTTGGGTTTTGAAGAGGTCTCATGGACCGCAGTGAATCAGTTTACGGGTGAAGAAAAAAAAGTGTCTCTTCCCAAAATGCTTATCGACGGGGTCACCTGGCTGGGACAAAATGAAAGATTGGATGAATCGACCCCTGTTATTGACGATGCCAAGATGAAATTCGGAGGAGACTATGCCATCTTTCAGCGGATGAATGAAAAGGGAGATATGATTCAGGTGGCAACCACCCTGCCCACTCAGGATGGGCATCGCGCCACCGGAAGCTACATTCCCGCAACGACCCAGGGCATTTCGGTCCCCGTGGTTTCAACCGTGCTTCAGGGGAAGACATACAAGGGCCTGGCTGAAATAAACAAGCGGTGGTATGTCTCCGGTTTCAAGCCGATCAGCGATAAAACCGGGAAAATTATAGGGATGCTGTTTACAGGGATACCCGATAAGATCCCCGACAGCCTGCGACAGGTCATTTTGAACATGAAGGTGGGGAAGACGGGGTATGTATATGTCCTCGGCGGCCGATTCCCCCACCACAGGGGACATTATATCATTTCAAAGGACGGCGAACGGGACGGCGAGAATATCTGGGATTCCAAAGACGCAAACGGCCGTTATTATATTCAGGATATCATAAATAAGGCGACGGCGCTGAAAGGAAACGAGGTGGTATTTGAGCGGTATCCATGGCGGAACATCGGGGAGGACAAAGACAGATGGAAGGTTGTCGCCGTCACCTATTTTGAACCCTGGGACTGGGTAATCGGGGCCGGCGCATACGAAGAGGATTATTATGATGCGAGGCAGAAGGTTGAAGCCTCCATGTCTCACATGCTGTGGGTGATGATCCTGAGCGGACTTGCCGTGCTTATTCCCATCGTCGGAATAGCCCTGTTTTTCGGGAACAGGATCACCAGACGCCTCATCCAGATCACGTCCATATCAAGGAAAATCGCCAAGGGGGATCTCTCGGCGGCCGCTGCCGCAGTCAGATCCCTGGCGGCTGCAGATGATCCTGACGGCAGGCGCAGGACTGACGATGAAACAGGACACCTCCTCAGTTCCATCAAGACGATGACGGAAAATCTCAATGCCCTGGTGGGGCAGGTCCAGCGTTCCGGGATTCAGGTCACCTCTTCTTCCACGCAACTGGCGGCGACGGCCAAGGAACAGGAGACCACCATGGCCAATCAGGTGGCATCCACCAATAAGGTGGTCAGGTCCATAAAAGAGATCTCCGAGGTTGCCGCCCGGTTGGTAGAGACCATGGAGCAGGTCGCCTCCAAGTCTCAGGATACTGCCGGTTTTGCGACCAAGGGTCAGACAGACCTGGCCCGCATGGAGGCGGCCATGCAGCATATGGAGACGGCCTCCAGGTCTATTTCAGGCCGATTGGAGACCATCAATGAAAAGGCGGAGAACATCACCAACGTGGTCACCACCATTACCAAGGTCGCGGATCAGACCAATCTCCTCTCCCTCAATGCGGCCATCGAAGCGGAAAAGGCCGGAGAGTATGGAAGGGGATTCAACGTGGTGGCCCGGGAGATACGGAGATTAGCGGATCAGACCGCGGTGGCCACCCTCGACATCGACAAGATGGTCCAGGAGATGCAATCGGCCGTATCCGCCGGCGTCATGGAGATGGACAAGTTCATCGCCGAAGTCAATCGCAGTGCGGAAGATGTGGGAAGGATCAGCGTCCAGTTGGCCCGGATCATCGAACAGGTCCAGGCCCTGTCTCCTGATTTCGAAAATGTCAATGTGGCCATGGGAAGACAGTCTGAGAACGCCCAAAAGATCAATAGCTCCATAACGAGTCTAAGCGAAGAGATACAGATGGTGACCGAATCATTGCACGAGTCGTTTTCCGCTATTGAGCAACTGAATGATGCGGCCAGAGGGCTCCAAAACCAGGTATCGCGATTCAAGGTGAGCTGA